In a genomic window of Besnoitia besnoiti strain Bb-Ger1 chromosome XI, whole genome shotgun sequence:
- a CDS encoding hypothetical protein (encoded by transcript BESB_020540), whose product MVRVPSNHLSRAVGMAQSGLRGRGASRALAHVPSLPGSLLLLGGLLVCCAVSAAGSLSSAAQQQRGVESLLDNLACVDSSPAVAPLSGSSWEQLRCVDAAAVSLLSSRKAVQPGNVLLMLDIDDTLIASGGWSAVMGKSLGGVDDRYARGSDYPGLGSVLFLTALGPHARHSKTGQLREFAPPTNVMVVTARPNLSLFRPEHLFTQLSSILLRGARQIMGEAAPPWRVGSENVINPVRALAGCGARGENKLAFITKVMANGQPIGDSFIDDKTKYIFVGDTAERDLEVGVGLATVASEFMLAHFVHVIHSHKDPAAKQSISSPQKLDEDLLNRAGAALQDALVGAARAAFTAGRLLKEAEADKSARHRAAPEGLLGNQSSSKQKTSFYDTLGNTSRFGIKLGNTLVDAISLTYEVTISADDEDGPRSCAQLSARQAYQVGTLVGDKIRAILDLYEHRWRQSYARFRGMDDQAPTSPPRMPPLFFVKCTGVKLRVADDVKLSSPLGEWISEIAGASANSVRVRFRGNPALAPGSELRLASLKDGELLDEVGTPVVPYVTSVSAVTQAYALGLVDLTDVVVAVRKTFEALRSQGPLARPARLASLLDHQHDLEALLALLFPGGVAALPASVPARVRAMAEFLEQVLQVQKAFIRRAAYIRASPDRMASCVREMEAAADLHYFNRVKRERANAAEKSAGPSFSRNQMLIFTRAFAEIACEYDVEIASVKLAGATELEGLSVLLSRLVRQLLSTADETVSGSEGAQKEKKQAESSSRLRASAGLVNLAEKSPRDKIDESPSTGGGAACQLSEEARATFAAMYETFCSAVAPNVCQLLKSRLFDSGVFHDLLFLAQERAARNLKPLRLPHLGRVLFADHQTPEHFQSRHQKPAESLIGAVGATLDEAMKEQAASGFLFATWPVPDSSSRWKHVAASLQMVVDCDLFAPPQQ is encoded by the exons ATGGTGCGCGTGCCCTCGAATCATCTCTCGCGTGCAGTCGGCATGGCGCagagcggcctccgcgggcgcggcgcctcgcgcgccctcgcgcatGTGCCGAGCCTCCCCGggtctctgctgcttctcggcggcctcctcgtctgttgtgccgtctctgcggcgggcaGCCTGAGCAgtgcggcgcagcagcagcggggcGTGGAGTCCCTGCTGGACAACCTGGCCTGTGTCGACTCCTCGCCAGCggtcgctcctctctccggGAGCTCGTGGGAGCAACTGCGGTGCGTggacgcggccgcagtcAGTTTGCTCTCTTCCCGCAAAGCCGTTCAGCCGGGCAACGTGCTGCTCATGTTGGACATCGACGACACGCTCATAGCCTCGGGCGGCTGGTCGGCGGTCATGGGCAAGTCGCTGGGCGGCGTGGACGATCGGtacgcgcgcggctccgaCTACCCCGGCCTCGGCTCCGTGCTCTTTCTCACGGCCCTGGGGCCGCATGCCCGCCACTCGAAAACGGGCCAGCTGCGCGAGTTCGCCCCGCCCACCAACGTGATGGTTGTCACAGCCCGACCGAATCTCTCGCTCTTCCGGCCAGAGCACCTGTTCACCCAACTGAGCTCCATTCTACTCAGGGGCGCCAGACAAATCATGGGCGAGGCAGCTCCACCTTGGCGCGTCGGCTCTGAGAATGTGATCAACCCCGTCAGAGCCCTGGCAG gctgcggcgcccgaggcgagAACAAGTTGGCCTTCATCACCAAGGTGATGGCGAACGGCCAGCCCATCGGAGACTCTTTCATCGACGACAAGACAAAGTACATATTCGTCGGCGATACCGCTGAGAG AGACCTAGAGGTGGGAGTGGGGCTTGCGACGGTGGCGTCCGAGTTCATGCTCGCGCACTTTGTCCACGTGATTCACTCGCACAAGGATCCGGCGGCGAAACAGAGCATATCCTCTCCTCAGAAACTCGACGAAGATTTGCTCAACCGAGCGGGTGCGGCGTTACAAGATGCTTTGGttggagctgcgcgcgccgccttcactGCGGGAAGGCTCCTGAAGGAGGCCGAGGCAGACAAGAGTGCGAGGCACCGGGCCGCCCCCGAGGGCTTGTTAGGCAACCAAAGCTCCAGCAAACAGAAGACCAGCTTCTACGACACGCTAGGCAACACCAGCCGCTTCGGCATTAA ACTGGGCAACACGTTGGTGGACGCGATTTCGCTCACATACGAGGTGACGATCTCCGCTGACGACGAAGATGGGCCGCGGTCGTGTGCGCAGCTGAGTGCGCGGCAGGCGTACCAAGTGGGGACGCTGGTGGGCGACAAGATTCGCGCGATTCTCGACTTGTACGAGCACCGCTGGCGGCAGTCCTACGCGCGTTTCCGCGGGATGGATGACCAGGCTCCGACGTCTCCGCCCCGCATGCCGCCACTGTTTTTCGTCAAGTGTACCGGCGTCAAGCTGCGCGTGGCGGACGACGTGAaactctcctcgccgctgggCGAGTGGATCTCCGAgatcgccggcgcgtcggcgaaTTCCGTCAGAGTCCGCTTCCGCGGAAACCCCGCGCTGGCACCAGGCAGCGAACTGCGACTCGCGAGCCTGAAGGACGGTGAACTCCTCGACGAAGTCGGCACGCCGGTCGTCCCCTACGTTAcaagcgtctccgccgtcacGCAGGCGTACGCTCTCGGCTTGGTCGACTTGACCGACGTCGTCGTTGCCGTCAGAAAG ACGTTCGAGGCGCTCCGCTCGCAAGGCCCGcttgcgcggcctgcgcggctggctTCGCTTCTGGATCACCAGCACGACCTCGAAGCCCTTCTGGCTCTGCTCTTccccggcggcgtcgccgcgctgcctgcgagtgtgcctgcgcgtgtgcgggCGATGGCCGAGTTCCTGGAGCAGGTGCTGCAGGTGCAGAAGGCATTCatccggcgcgcggcgtaTATTCGGGCCTCGCCTGACCGGATGGCGTCGTGTGTCCGCGAGatggaggcggccgccgatCTGCACTATTTCAACCGTGtcaagcgcgagcgcgcaaacgcagcggagaagagcgcgGGTCCGTCATTCTCACGTAACCAGATGCTGATCTTCACGCGGGCGTTCGCCGAAATCGCCTGCGAGTACGACGTCGAAATCGCCAGTGTGAAACTCGCGGGAGCGACGGAGCTCGAGGGCCTCTCGGTGTTGCTCAGCCGACTCGTGAGGCAGCTGCTGTCGACAGCAGATGAGACCGTGAGCGGGagtgaaggcgcgcagaaagagaagaagcaggcaGAGAGTTCCTCGAggcttcgcgcctccgcagggctAGTGAACCTCGCCGAGAAGTCGCCGCGGGACAAGATAGACGAGAGCCCCAGCACTGGAGGCGGGGCAGCCTGTCAGCTTTCTGAAGAAGCTCGAGCGACTTTCGCCGCCATGTATGAAACGTTCTGCAGCGCGGTGGCGCCCAACGTATGTCAGCTCCTCAAGTCCCGACTCTTCGACAGCGGCGTGTTCCACGATCTGCTCTTCCTCGCGCAAGAGCGAGCTGCCCGAAACCTGaagcctctccgcctcccccaTCTCGGCCGGGTCCTCTTCGCGGATCATCAAACGCCAG AGCACTTCCAGTCGCGTCATCAGAAGCCTGCGGAGTCTCTTATAGGCGCCGTGGGCGCGACGCTGGACGAGGCCATGAAagagcaggcggcgagcggctttTTGTTCGCGACCTGGCCAGTGCCTGACTCCTCGAGCCGGTGGAAGCACGTTGCCGCGAGCTTGCAAATGGTAGTCGACTGCGACTTGtttgcgccgccgcagcagtaG
- a CDS encoding hypothetical protein (encoded by transcript BESB_020550), whose product MKATRVFFIAAAGVVALQAAPGQGVRLRGWQQGQYSTENEQAFVQNSLQFGQVYEEVPVEVGADGSLSISLVAQAAHPGSESSAESYSLPPVEETVTDYAGEHVIEEEGAAGGEQAGNEAGEFQVDETQY is encoded by the coding sequence ATGAAGGCTACACGTGTGTTTTTCatcgcagctgctggcgtcgTTGCCCTCCAGGCTGCCCCGGGCCAAGGGGTGCGCCTGAGGGGCTGGCAGCAAGGCCAATATTCAACGGAAAATGAGCAGGCTTTCGTTCAGAATAGTCTACAGTTCGGGCAGGTCTACGAGGAAGTCCCCGTTGAAGTGGGTGCCGACGGTAGTTTAAGTATCTCTCTCGTGGCCCAGGCCGCGCATCCCGGAAGCGAAAGCAGCGCTGAAAGCTATTCCTTGCCTCCGGTGGAGGAAACCGTCACTGATTATGCGGGAGAACATGTAATTGAGgaagagggcgccgcgggaggtGAGCAGGCAGGAAACGAAGCCGGAGAGTTCCAGGTCGACGAGACCCAGTATTAG
- a CDS encoding hypothetical protein (encoded by transcript BESB_020560): MRSAVLACLSHPCLLFLISSALLCSVTRRTADFLESVFPVTFAAAVTPPFASPQASLWVSVGPTAASDKASRGTMGLEDLRVGANVLHKWTKGFDTRLHLSADTAALTDGASKSLELCGGKRAGSLLARLCEALEVTGEAAADGGSKRLRTVVRFDLPTGRSHILCAATQGNHELQAQFCPPHEGAPAETSVSSSHFFQKGAKFVRIQPAHDFSTQTSQLRVQSGRLPQAKDDQWMEVNLHVARQHLTNAWDTVVGIRQHFDGGRVVFAPYLRLKDRSLRYEYSQSLSNGGVLRADIAPAQALRIQWSDPSASGGTWVAQAELPLRKGASVRDGTIAFRREWAL; encoded by the exons ATGAGGTCTGCCGTCCTCGCTTGCCTGTCCCACCCCTGTCTCTTGTTTCTGATCTCCTCTGCTCTCCTCTGTTCGGTTACCCGAAGGACGGCAGACTTCCTCGAGAGCGTTTTCCCCGTcaccttcgccgccgccgtcacgCCGCCGTTTGCCTCGCCTCAGGCTTCGCTATGG GTCTCCGTCGGGCCGACTGCCGCCTCTGACAAGGCTTCTCGAGGGACGATGGGCTTGGAGGACCTCAGAGTTGGCGCGAAT GTCCTCCACAAGTGGACTAAAGGCTTCGACACGCGTCTCCATCTCTCTGCGGACACCGCCGCGCTGACCGACGGCGCTTCCAAGTCCCTCGAGCTGTGCGGCGGCAAGCGGGCGggctcgctgctcgcgcgcctctgcgaggccTTGGAAGTCActggcgaggcggcggccgacggcggcagcaagcgcctgcggacaGTCGTCCGGTTCGATCTGCCGACGGGGCGCAGCCACATCCTCTGCGCAG CGACTCAGGGTAACcacgagctgcaggcgcagttCTGCCCGCCGCacgaaggcgcgcctgcggagacctCTGTTTCGTCGTCGCATTTCTTCCAGAAGGGCGCCAAGTTCGTGCGAATTCAACCTGCGCACGACTTCTCGACCC AGACTTCGCAGCTCCGCGTGCAAAGCGGCCGGCTGCCGCAAGCGAAGGACGATCAGTGGATGGAAGTGAACCTCCACGTCGCGCGCCAGCACCTGACAAACGCCTGGGATACGGTCGTAGGCATCCGCCAACACttcgacggcggccgcgttgTCTTCGCACCTTACCTGAGACTGAAGGACAG GTCGCTGCGGTACGAATACTCGCAGAGTCTGAGCAACGGCGGCGTCTTGAGGGCGGAcatcgcgccggcgcaggcgctgcggatTCAGTGGAGCGACCCGAGCGCCTCAGGCGGCACCTGGGTTGCGCAGGCCGAGTTGCCTCTGCGGAAGGGCGCCAGCGTCCGCGACGGAACGATCGCCTTTCGAAGGGAGTGGGCTCTCTGA